A portion of the Micromonospora tarapacensis genome contains these proteins:
- a CDS encoding extracellular catalytic domain type 1 short-chain-length polyhydroxyalkanoate depolymerase has translation MTRTRAALACLAAAFLLAVAGVAVAPTPASAASLVEVTNFGNNPGNMRMHIYVPDARPANPAIVVAMHGCGGSGPGFHSGSEFARLADQYGYIVIYPTATQQAGFGNCFDVWSAASKRRDGGSDPVSIMSMVGYAQRQHGGDPQRVYATGSSSGGMMTQALMALYPDVYKAGAAFMGVPFTCFANAADFPPTNSQCVNGRMDRTPQQWGDAVRQAYPGYNGARPRVQVWHGTNDNLIPFQLLQEGVEQWTNVAGLSQTPTSTDTPQANWNRRRYADSSGTVRVEAYSIQGAGHSLPSAGMARVAIEFFGLTGSQTPPPPPRRRPLRRRPPRPHHSTADDAAADHPAADDAAARLDVVPGAVHGRLMEQRPGRQPHCHQHQQQHDQRLDGAVVLARQPAGDQRLERHGEPERQPGDRAQRRLERHHPGQPERQFRPAGNAQRQQPATHLVHPERSLLRLS, from the coding sequence GTGACCCGAACCAGAGCGGCGCTGGCTTGCCTAGCTGCCGCATTCCTTCTCGCCGTGGCCGGCGTCGCCGTGGCCCCGACGCCGGCCTCGGCCGCGTCGTTGGTCGAGGTGACGAACTTCGGCAACAACCCCGGCAACATGCGGATGCACATCTACGTGCCGGACGCCCGACCGGCGAACCCGGCGATCGTGGTGGCCATGCACGGCTGCGGCGGATCCGGCCCGGGGTTCCACTCGGGCAGTGAGTTCGCCAGACTCGCCGACCAGTACGGTTACATCGTCATCTATCCCACCGCTACCCAGCAGGCCGGCTTCGGCAACTGCTTCGACGTGTGGTCGGCGGCGTCCAAGCGCCGCGACGGCGGCAGCGACCCGGTTTCGATCATGTCGATGGTCGGCTACGCGCAGCGCCAGCACGGCGGTGACCCGCAGCGGGTGTACGCCACCGGCAGCTCGTCCGGCGGGATGATGACCCAGGCGCTGATGGCGCTCTACCCGGACGTGTACAAGGCCGGCGCGGCGTTCATGGGCGTGCCGTTCACCTGCTTCGCCAACGCGGCCGACTTCCCGCCGACCAACAGCCAGTGCGTGAACGGGCGGATGGACCGTACCCCGCAGCAGTGGGGCGACGCCGTCCGGCAGGCGTACCCCGGCTACAACGGCGCCCGACCCCGGGTGCAGGTCTGGCACGGCACCAACGACAACCTCATTCCCTTCCAGCTCCTCCAGGAGGGGGTCGAGCAGTGGACGAACGTGGCCGGGCTGAGCCAGACGCCCACGTCGACGGACACCCCGCAGGCCAACTGGAACCGGCGCCGCTACGCCGACTCGTCCGGCACGGTGCGCGTCGAGGCGTACAGCATCCAGGGCGCCGGGCACAGCCTTCCGTCGGCCGGCATGGCCCGGGTGGCGATCGAGTTCTTCGGCCTGACCGGCAGCCAGACGCCGCCCCCACCACCCCGCCGCCGACCACTCCGCCGCCGACCACCCCGCCCCCACCACTCCACCGCCGACGACGCCGCCGCCGACCACCCCGCCGCCGACGACGCCGCCGCCCGGCTCGACGTCGTGCCGGGTGCAGTACACGGTCGACTCATGGAACAACGGCCTGGTCGCCAACCTCATTGTCACCAACACCAGCAGCAGCACGATCAACGGCTGGACGGTGCAGTGGTCCTGGCCCGGCAGCCAGCAGGTGACCAACGGCTGGAACGCCACGGTGAGCCAGAGCGGCAACCAGGTGACCGCGCGCAACGCCGCCTGGAACGCCACCATCCCGGCCAACCAGAGCGTCAATTTCGGCCTGCAGGCAACGCACAACGGCAGCAACCCGCCACCCACCTCGTTCACCCTGAACGGAGTCTCCTGCGCCTGAGCTGA
- a CDS encoding ABC transporter ATP-binding protein, whose product MNPAETAGPLLVAEELTRTYGSTRALDGASLRVYAGEVLALMGPSGSGKSTLLHCLAGIVTPDSGRVSYAGADLSAMPDTRRSALRRTEFGFVFQFGQLVPELTCRENVALPLRLAGVRRREASRRAVELLAELEVADAADKRPGQVSGGQGQRVAVARALVTSPKVIFADEPTGALDSLNGERVMQLLVTAARQAGTAIVLVTHEPRVAAYSDREAVVRDGRVRVPEPVR is encoded by the coding sequence GTGAACCCCGCGGAGACGGCGGGCCCGCTGCTGGTGGCGGAGGAGCTGACCAGGACGTACGGGTCGACCCGAGCGCTCGACGGTGCCTCGCTGCGGGTGTACGCGGGGGAGGTGCTGGCCCTGATGGGGCCCTCCGGCTCCGGCAAGTCGACCCTGCTGCACTGTCTGGCCGGGATCGTCACCCCGGACTCCGGCCGGGTCAGCTACGCCGGTGCGGACCTGTCGGCCATGCCGGATACCCGACGCAGCGCACTACGCCGCACGGAGTTCGGCTTCGTGTTCCAGTTCGGCCAGTTGGTGCCGGAGCTGACCTGCCGGGAGAACGTGGCGTTGCCGCTGCGACTGGCCGGGGTCCGGCGGCGGGAGGCGAGCCGGCGCGCGGTCGAGCTGCTGGCGGAGCTCGAGGTCGCCGACGCGGCGGACAAGCGCCCCGGCCAGGTGTCCGGCGGGCAGGGCCAACGGGTCGCCGTGGCCCGCGCGCTGGTCACCAGTCCCAAGGTGATCTTCGCCGACGAGCCGACCGGTGCGCTCGACTCGCTCAACGGCGAGCGGGTGATGCAACTCCTCGTCACGGCGGCCCGGCAGGCCGGCACGGCGATCGTGCTGGTCACCCACGAGCCGCGGGTGGCGGCGTACTCCGATCGGGAGGCCGTGGTCCGCGACGGCCGGGTCCGCGTCCCGGAGCCGGTCCGGTGA
- a CDS encoding nucleosidase: MDLRGTIRPDRPLLVLAIAEEAAHLDPELPVLLTGMGKVNAAAAVAATLARSPLPSAVVNLGTAGALHPGWTGTHEVGSVLQHDLDTGFIRQLTGQTVGAPLTLGDGPVLATGDQFVADDDARAALARRAQLVDMEGYAVASTARGFGVPVRLVKQVSDEAGDGADRTWKQSVDGCARLLARWVRDHL, encoded by the coding sequence ATGGATCTTCGAGGCACCATCAGGCCGGACCGGCCGCTCCTCGTCCTGGCCATCGCGGAGGAGGCGGCCCACCTCGATCCGGAGCTTCCGGTGCTGCTCACCGGCATGGGAAAGGTCAACGCCGCTGCCGCCGTCGCGGCCACGCTGGCCCGCTCCCCGCTGCCGTCGGCGGTGGTCAACCTCGGCACCGCGGGCGCCCTGCACCCCGGTTGGACCGGCACCCACGAGGTGGGCAGCGTCCTCCAGCACGACCTGGACACCGGGTTCATCCGGCAGCTGACCGGCCAGACCGTCGGGGCGCCGCTGACCCTGGGCGACGGACCGGTGCTGGCCACCGGCGACCAGTTCGTCGCCGACGACGACGCGCGCGCCGCGCTGGCCCGGCGAGCCCAGCTGGTGGACATGGAAGGCTACGCGGTGGCGTCGACGGCACGCGGGTTCGGCGTACCGGTCCGTCTGGTCAAGCAGGTCAGCGACGAGGCCGGCGACGGGGCGGACCGCACCTGGAAGCAGTCGGTCGACGGCTGCGCCCGACTGCTCGCCCGGTGGGTGCGCGACCACCTCTGA
- a CDS encoding NYN domain-containing protein — protein sequence MEQEDRIALFLDYENLALGVRDHRGGAMFDFRPIADALAERGRVVVRRAYADWSYFDEDRRMLTRSHVELIEIPQRMGATRKNAADIKMAVDAIELAFERDYISTFVLCTGDSDFTPLVHKLRELNKQVIGVGVENSTSALLPPACDEFLYYDRLEGVDILPTRSRRARAARPSAAEPVERVTDAERVTDAERADAERADAEQAEAEARPAEEPARDVDALAVLVAQTVAGLQGGSGGEVTASRLKRTLLRKDPTFSESDYGFRTFGELLRHLAGQRVIELAEGPAKGDPEVSLPEHGDREVAFALLRTVVQDLAAETGEVALSGLKNQLRRVRPDFSEKKLGYRSFLQFCKAAATGGAVGLRWSAEADDYLLTAEPS from the coding sequence GTGGAGCAAGAAGACCGGATCGCGCTGTTTCTGGACTACGAGAACCTGGCGCTGGGGGTGCGTGACCACCGGGGCGGGGCGATGTTCGACTTCCGACCCATCGCCGACGCCCTGGCCGAGCGGGGTCGGGTGGTGGTCCGCCGGGCGTACGCCGACTGGTCCTACTTCGACGAGGACCGGCGGATGCTGACCCGGTCCCACGTCGAGCTGATCGAGATACCGCAGCGGATGGGCGCCACGCGCAAGAACGCCGCCGACATCAAGATGGCCGTCGACGCGATCGAGCTGGCCTTCGAACGCGACTACATCTCGACATTCGTGCTCTGTACCGGCGACAGTGACTTCACCCCGTTGGTGCACAAGCTCCGCGAACTGAACAAGCAGGTCATCGGCGTCGGTGTCGAGAACTCCACCTCGGCACTGCTGCCCCCCGCCTGCGACGAGTTCCTCTACTACGACCGGCTGGAGGGTGTCGACATCCTGCCGACGCGCAGTCGGCGTGCCCGCGCGGCCCGGCCGTCCGCCGCGGAGCCGGTCGAGCGGGTGACCGACGCCGAGCGGGTGACCGACGCCGAGCGGGCCGACGCCGAGCGGGCCGACGCCGAGCAGGCGGAGGCCGAGGCGCGTCCGGCCGAGGAACCGGCACGAGACGTCGACGCGCTCGCCGTCCTGGTGGCGCAGACGGTGGCCGGCCTGCAGGGCGGCTCCGGCGGGGAGGTGACCGCGTCGCGGTTGAAGCGAACCCTGTTGCGCAAGGATCCGACCTTCAGCGAGTCGGACTACGGGTTCCGCACCTTCGGCGAGCTGCTACGCCACCTTGCCGGGCAGCGGGTGATCGAGCTGGCGGAAGGCCCCGCCAAGGGCGACCCGGAGGTCTCCCTGCCCGAGCACGGCGACCGTGAGGTGGCCTTCGCGCTGCTCCGCACCGTGGTGCAGGATCTCGCCGCGGAGACCGGCGAGGTGGCCCTGTCCGGATTGAAGAACCAGCTGCGCCGGGTGCGGCCGGACTTCAGCGAGAAGAAGCTGGGCTACCGGAGCTTCCTCCAGTTCTGCAAGGCCGCCGCGACCGGTGGCGCCGTGGGTCTGCGGTGGAGCGCCGAGGCGGACGACTACCTGCTCACCGCCGAGCCGTCCTGA
- a CDS encoding PadR family transcriptional regulator — protein MSVGLVLLGLLERGPRHGYDLKRSYDDQFGRDRSLHYGQVYATLARLLKNGLVEVESEPGAGPDRKRYAITEAGITDVERWLAQPEQPESYLQSRLYTKVVLALLTDRDAADLLDVQRSAHLAQMRSLTNRKFDGDLADQLVCDHALFHLEADLRWLELTAARLDQLRAQLRKETP, from the coding sequence ATGTCTGTTGGTTTGGTGCTGTTGGGCCTGCTCGAACGCGGTCCACGCCACGGGTACGACCTGAAACGTTCCTACGACGACCAGTTCGGTCGCGACCGGTCACTGCACTACGGCCAGGTCTACGCGACCCTGGCCCGGCTGCTGAAGAACGGCCTCGTGGAGGTCGAGTCCGAGCCCGGCGCCGGCCCGGATCGCAAGCGGTACGCGATCACCGAGGCGGGAATCACCGATGTGGAGCGTTGGCTGGCGCAGCCGGAGCAACCCGAGTCGTACCTGCAGAGCAGGCTCTACACCAAGGTCGTCCTGGCGCTGCTCACCGACCGGGACGCGGCCGACCTGCTGGACGTCCAGCGGTCCGCGCACCTGGCGCAGATGCGCTCGTTGACCAACCGCAAGTTCGACGGCGACCTGGCCGACCAACTCGTCTGCGACCACGCGCTGTTCCACCTGGAAGCCGACCTGCGCTGGCTGGAGCTGACCGCGGCCCGGCTCGACCAGCTCCGCGCCCAGCTGCGGAAGGAGACGCCGTGA
- a CDS encoding ABC transporter permease, giving the protein MAGGRSGWARLALISAGVGLGVAMLLTATALPTVGAARDDRSTARSPGPEVAAAGPDTLLYAVVRSQYRDVRIEGRLLRPEGDRAPVPPGVERQLAPGEMVVSPALAQLWHGPDGGLLRERWGGQVVGTIAPDGLTGPGEHFFYLGTDQLTTVPYYTQRISAFGASGPAEPAGLPPVLLVLAVLGLVVLLLPVMIFVTTAVRFGSEARDRQLAALRLVGADVTMTRLVAAGETLVGTVLGMLLGALVFLGAGPFVGELVPARFSFFPADLRPVPALVAVVVLLVPAAAVAVTLSALRRVMIEPLGVVRRGVERRRLLWWRLIPPVLGLLLLYPLLGGLPEGGGPIIEAQLTAGLTLLLVGIALLLPWLVPSVVRRLDGGGVAWELAVRRLRLDSDTAVRAVAGIAVSVAGVIAVQGVLGVAQAQFSTPSGPTDRFQATVYATSAADEQLPALPRALADLPGVRVTSGVSYLTDGSDTADPTTVRVGECAALAQYAELGSCVEGDSFAVGGPGGPPAGTLLTFDEQGPGASWTVPENLRRVELHSPLAAAVDYLVTPAALGFVAPAAEIVLVGLDPADPDALERVRNVTARVDPFAAVQSIEDQYNSTLLANVEQAVQVGAVALLLLIGVSMLVNVLEQLRERRRLLAVLTAFGTSRRILSRSVLYQVGIPVVLGLVLAVGAGSVLTAVLLSVVGESVGFNWGATAGVSGAAALMVLAVTAASLPLLWRLTRADGLRSE; this is encoded by the coding sequence GTGGCCGGCGGCCGTTCCGGCTGGGCCCGGCTGGCCCTGATCTCCGCCGGCGTGGGGCTGGGGGTGGCGATGCTGTTGACCGCCACCGCCCTGCCCACCGTGGGCGCGGCCCGCGACGACCGGAGCACCGCCCGGTCGCCGGGCCCCGAGGTGGCGGCGGCCGGACCCGACACCCTGCTGTACGCGGTGGTCCGATCGCAGTACCGCGACGTGCGTATCGAGGGCCGTCTGCTGCGGCCGGAGGGCGACCGGGCGCCGGTGCCACCCGGCGTCGAACGGCAACTCGCTCCCGGTGAGATGGTCGTGTCACCGGCCCTGGCGCAGCTGTGGCACGGCCCGGACGGCGGCCTGTTGCGCGAGCGGTGGGGCGGTCAGGTGGTCGGCACCATCGCCCCGGACGGTCTCACCGGGCCCGGCGAGCACTTCTTCTACCTGGGCACGGATCAACTCACCACGGTGCCCTACTACACGCAGCGGATCAGCGCGTTCGGTGCCAGCGGTCCGGCGGAGCCGGCGGGCCTGCCGCCGGTGCTGCTGGTGCTGGCCGTCCTCGGCCTGGTGGTCCTGCTGCTACCCGTCATGATCTTCGTGACGACTGCGGTCCGGTTCGGCAGCGAGGCCCGTGACCGGCAGCTGGCCGCGCTGCGGCTGGTGGGCGCGGACGTCACCATGACCCGCCTGGTCGCCGCCGGGGAGACCCTGGTCGGCACGGTGCTGGGGATGCTGCTCGGTGCGCTGGTCTTCCTCGGTGCCGGGCCGTTCGTCGGCGAACTGGTCCCGGCCCGGTTCAGCTTCTTCCCGGCCGATCTGCGCCCGGTGCCCGCGCTGGTCGCGGTGGTCGTGCTGCTGGTGCCCGCCGCGGCCGTGGCGGTCACCCTCTCGGCGTTGCGACGGGTGATGATCGAGCCGCTCGGCGTGGTCCGGCGCGGTGTCGAGCGGCGCCGGTTGCTGTGGTGGCGGCTGATCCCGCCGGTGCTGGGCCTGCTGTTGCTCTACCCGCTTCTCGGCGGGCTGCCCGAGGGCGGTGGCCCGATCATCGAGGCTCAGCTCACCGCGGGCCTCACCCTCCTACTGGTCGGCATCGCGCTGCTGCTGCCCTGGCTGGTCCCGTCGGTGGTGCGCCGGCTGGATGGTGGCGGCGTCGCCTGGGAACTCGCGGTACGCCGGCTGCGGCTCGACAGCGACACGGCGGTGCGGGCGGTCGCCGGCATCGCGGTCTCGGTGGCCGGCGTGATCGCGGTCCAGGGCGTGCTGGGCGTGGCACAGGCACAGTTCTCCACCCCGTCGGGCCCGACCGACCGGTTCCAGGCGACCGTGTACGCGACGTCCGCAGCCGACGAGCAACTGCCGGCCCTACCGCGGGCGCTGGCCGACCTGCCCGGTGTCCGTGTCACCAGCGGCGTGTCGTACCTGACCGATGGATCGGACACCGCCGACCCGACGACCGTGCGGGTCGGCGAGTGCGCGGCGCTGGCACAGTACGCCGAGCTGGGCTCCTGCGTCGAAGGCGACAGCTTCGCCGTCGGCGGGCCCGGCGGTCCGCCGGCCGGGACGCTCCTGACCTTCGACGAGCAGGGGCCCGGTGCGTCGTGGACGGTGCCGGAGAACCTCCGTCGGGTGGAGCTCCACTCACCCCTGGCCGCGGCGGTGGACTACCTGGTCACCCCGGCGGCGCTCGGCTTCGTCGCGCCGGCCGCGGAGATCGTGCTGGTGGGGCTCGACCCCGCCGATCCGGACGCCCTCGAACGGGTGCGTAACGTGACCGCCCGGGTGGATCCGTTCGCCGCCGTCCAGTCCATCGAGGATCAGTACAACTCCACCCTGCTCGCCAACGTCGAGCAGGCGGTGCAGGTCGGTGCGGTCGCGTTGCTGCTGCTCATCGGCGTGAGCATGCTGGTCAACGTGCTCGAACAGCTTCGCGAGCGGCGTCGGCTGCTGGCGGTGCTCACCGCCTTCGGCACCAGCCGGCGGATCCTGTCCCGGTCGGTGCTCTACCAGGTGGGGATTCCGGTGGTGCTGGGGTTGGTGCTGGCCGTCGGGGCCGGAAGCGTACTCACCGCGGTGCTGCTCTCCGTGGTAGGCGAGTCGGTCGGGTTCAACTGGGGGGCGACCGCCGGAGTGTCCGGCGCCGCCGCGCTGATGGTGCTGGCCGTCACGGCCGCCAGCCTGCCGCTGCTCTGGCGGTTGACCAGGGCGGACGGGTTGCGCAGTGAGTAG
- a CDS encoding glycoside hydrolase family 18 protein yields the protein MRSSRHRRLTALLALTTLLVTAAPPTVANAAGKPGRGTGYHRVGYFTQWGIYGRAFPVKKLDTSGAASRLTHVNYAFGNVSEDGRCYVDGGPGEGDAWADYQRPVPADESVDGVADAWGEPLNGNFGQLAKLKAKHPSLQVMISLGGWSWSTYFSNAARTDASRRAFVASCIDLYLKGNLPVLDGGSGGPGSAAGVFDGIDLDWEWPNWPGEPGNVLRPEDRENFTKLLAEFRRQLDAYGRRTRQHYPLTAFLPANPATMDAGYEGRKIFKYLDFATVQGYDFHGTWEAVTNQQSALRVPKGAPDDPDFSVEVAIDGWISRGAPRHKLVLGIPYYGQGWTGVTGGGNGLFQPATGPAPATHAAGYEDYKKLKTLTGNGFTVHRDLRAGHAWLFDGTTFWTYDDPAVVLRKTLYIRRAGLGGAMIWSLDGDDDNATLTRTIGLGLTTW from the coding sequence ATGCGATCGTCCCGCCACCGCCGCCTCACCGCTCTCCTCGCCCTGACCACCCTGCTGGTCACCGCCGCACCGCCGACCGTCGCCAACGCGGCCGGCAAGCCCGGCCGCGGCACCGGTTACCACCGGGTCGGCTACTTCACCCAGTGGGGCATCTACGGCCGGGCCTTCCCGGTCAAGAAGCTCGACACCTCCGGAGCGGCGAGCCGCCTCACCCACGTCAACTACGCCTTCGGCAACGTGAGCGAGGACGGGCGGTGCTATGTGGACGGTGGGCCGGGCGAGGGTGACGCCTGGGCCGACTACCAGCGCCCCGTCCCGGCGGACGAGAGCGTCGACGGCGTCGCCGACGCCTGGGGCGAACCGCTCAACGGCAACTTCGGCCAGCTTGCCAAGCTCAAGGCCAAGCACCCCAGCCTCCAGGTGATGATCTCCCTGGGCGGGTGGAGCTGGTCCACGTACTTCTCGAACGCCGCCCGCACCGACGCCTCCCGCCGGGCGTTCGTGGCCTCCTGCATCGACCTCTACCTCAAGGGCAACCTGCCGGTGCTGGACGGCGGCAGCGGCGGCCCGGGTTCCGCCGCCGGGGTGTTCGACGGCATCGATCTGGACTGGGAGTGGCCGAACTGGCCGGGCGAGCCGGGCAACGTGCTCCGCCCGGAGGATCGGGAGAACTTCACCAAACTGCTCGCCGAGTTCCGCCGGCAACTCGACGCGTACGGCCGGCGGACCCGTCAGCACTACCCGTTGACCGCGTTCCTGCCGGCCAACCCGGCCACCATGGACGCCGGCTACGAGGGCCGCAAGATCTTCAAGTACCTCGACTTCGCCACCGTGCAGGGATACGACTTCCACGGCACCTGGGAGGCGGTGACCAACCAGCAGTCGGCGCTGCGCGTGCCGAAGGGAGCGCCGGACGACCCGGACTTCTCCGTCGAGGTCGCGATCGACGGCTGGATCTCCCGTGGCGCACCCCGGCACAAGCTGGTCCTCGGCATCCCCTACTACGGCCAGGGCTGGACCGGCGTCACCGGCGGCGGCAACGGGCTGTTCCAGCCCGCGACCGGGCCGGCGCCGGCCACCCACGCCGCCGGATACGAGGACTACAAGAAGCTCAAGACCCTCACCGGCAACGGCTTCACCGTGCACCGCGACCTCCGTGCCGGGCATGCCTGGCTCTTCGACGGCACGACCTTCTGGACGTACGACGATCCCGCGGTGGTGCTGCGGAAGACGCTCTACATCCGGCGAGCCGGCCTGGGCGGGGCGATGATCTGGTCGCTGGACGGCGACGACGACAACGCCACCCTCACCAGGACGATCGGCCTCGGGCTGACGACCTGGTAG